A window of Daphnia carinata strain CSIRO-1 chromosome 5, CSIRO_AGI_Dcar_HiC_V3, whole genome shotgun sequence genomic DNA:
catttacATCAGGAACGTACCTTGGGGAAAAATTGCGTAATCGGAAAGAATTTTTACAACCATTTTGTTTCTCATCTGCGATGTCAACGATTCCTTCCTGGTCTCAGAAGTGGAAATATATTCATTCTCTTTCTACCCCCTTATCAGCTGTTAGGTGTTGCGTATTTATCGCAAGCTAATCTAACGCATTGGACTTCGAATggacagcgaaaaaaaaatgacccaTTTCATGTTGGTGCACATTGAAAATCTCCCTCCCTTTggattatttatatttttggaAGGTAAAGAAAGCCAACAGACTTGTTTAGACTTGTTAAATGTTTGCTGGGTCGTGAGGCCCCGCCTGAACGTTTGGAGAGAGATATGAACCGACTGTGTAAACAGGTTGCATGACGACCTTTAGGTTCCAATATCCCAAGTCCTAACCAACTGCCCGCGTCTAACTAGGCTTCAAGGTGAACGCTGCGCATATATATCAAACACGCGTACGGGGCCGCGAGGTTTTTCGGCCAAACCGGTGCGAACTGgattgaaaattcaatttaccGTCCAACGAACCGGTTTCCATGGCTCTTAAATAACGAATGCGGGACAACGAATTGCTGATTAACCAAATGGAAGTGTATTTACGTCGCATACATCTCTCAAATTTTATAGTGAGAGCgttcaacattttgaaaatgttctgAATTCACTTGATTGATAAAAACAGGTAAACTAGGCTTGTAAGGTCTTGAGTTATATAATGTTGTCAAACTCAATTAGAGCCAcgcataatttttaaaaaggctaAGTTAGTAAATTAACtttaacgaaaacaaaagaaatgatggaaTGATGCTCAGCAGCTTTGGATGATACCAAACGCCTATAATTTGGTAGAACTAGGACTTTTTAAAGTGTTTAAAGTGAAAATATTCATGAAGATGTTCCGTTGTTGAGAGGTGTCGTTGTGTTAATTCTTCCCGTCATATACTTCATCATTTCCGCTTTTAAAGTTTCAAACTCTCTGATTTGGTTAGTCAAACGTCGATTTTCTTCCTCCAACACATCCACCAGTTGGGCTTGGGTTTGTAGCTTCTTGCGTCTGTTTTGGCGCGACTTCCTCGACGCCTCGTTGTTCCTCACGCGACGAAGGTCGCTGTTTTTGGAAGGATTACTAGAACGTTTTGTGTTCGTTCTAGTCCGGGGTACAGGCGTAGGAGGTAGCGAATACTCAGTTGCAGAGTCACTACTAATGTCTTGAAGGACTTGGGGTAACTCAGAGTAAACCAATGTAGGTTTTACGTCGACGGAAATTTGTTGCTGCACCAAAAATTAAGAATAAGTTTTTTATAAACTGTATAGGTAAGGGAAAATTTACGATATGAATGTGATACCTTTTTACTGGTTTCTTCACTCTCCAGAAGCATGTTGATGAGCTCAGGTGTGGTCACATCCTCTTTAGAAGAGTTGTTGGCGAGCTGTAAGGTTGACGGTAAATTAAGACAAAGTGACTCTCGTTTGATGTTTTCTTCCAATTGGTATGTTGGAAATGGTGAAATATAGCACTGTTCTTCGAAATTCATAACGGCATCCTCGTTTTTAGCTTCAGTTATACTTTCGGCTTGAACGAGTTCAGTAGTTGGGGTCGATAATAGTTCATCAgacaaaatgtttgaattcgGGTTTCGTCTGCTTTCTTGGTAATTTCCGGTATCGCACAGAACTTTGCCATAATTGTCTTCTTCAATCAGTTCCTGAATATTAAAAGGAACATTCTCGAGGTAATCAAACAGATCTAGTGGAAACTCAATCTGCTCGTCAGGTGATTGATACGGAAGAGCAGTTATTGGGCTAGCTTCTGCTGTGCCGCTGGATTTTAGTGTAGTATTTTGTGGTAACATGTTGATGCGATAATTGTCCTGCAATTGGAATTCCTGGTCAAAGGAATTGCAAACAGGGACTGAAGGTAAAGGAAAAAGCATTACTAAATATGACCAGAGTGGTttaaacaggaattttttttattaccgtAGAGGGGAGTTGTGGGATCATCCATAACAAATAAATTGTTGAATGGATTCATTGTATCCATATTGGAATCCATATTTGAAGACATTGATAACACACTTGGCAGTGCTAATGCTGAAGTCGGCCTGGCTATTTGGAGACATGCGGGTTGGTTCAAGTTCCACAGATGACCTGCTGGTGATATGCATTTCTTTCTCTGCAATCCAACAAGTGAGTATCATCTTCTAGTATATATGTTGTACTAATGAAAACCTTACCTCGAGTTTGTTGCCTTTTTGAGAAATGATGGCAGAGGAGGGGTCACTTGTTGAGAGTGCAGCAGGCTCCGTGTCCTGTCACAGAAGAAAATACTAATTATGTGTCAAGGCACTACGATCCAGCCACCTGTCAGTGGTATTTACAAGTTCAAGAATGTGCATAACCCCAGGCAGCTTGCATGAGGAAAAGGCTGAATTGAAGCCAACTTTTAAAATGATCAATCTTACCTGTTTTGAGGGGGCTTGGCGAAACCAGGAATCCAGTTATGTTTCGTTCAGAAAACTCTTCACTGAGAAATGGGGATTGAATGAGGTTAAGTCAGAAGAGCGCAGAAAAGATGTTCGCGGGAAGTCGGGCGATTGCGTCAGCCAAGACGCTAACTGTAGTAAACTAGGTAGGTGCTGCACGATAGCTTTGGATGACGATTCACGCGGGACTGCACGAAGGCCATTCTGGGCGGGCTATTTAAGCTCTCGCATGACGTGtgcattttttcttccaataTGGCTCCTGGCTAGAACAGTAGGCGGGAATAGTCGGTTGGTGGTTCTCTGGCAAATCGGCGTGTCCCTTTCTAGGCAGTTTGACTGTTGGCACGCGGGTCACGATTCACGCGCTCTCTCCCGTTCGTAGtggaaaaacgagaagaaaaaagctcAGCCAACGTACAAATAACTGAGTTAGGAGATATGTACACTATGagtacatttcattttcatgcGGCTATTCCTGCAGAGTCTTCCACAGTTTAAAAGACGAAATGGGTGAAACTGCGCATAAGATCTTCATTGATTCTCAGTTGGAGCGgaattttttggggttttttccCTGTTCTGCTCATAAGGTGTGGTAGGAATGCCAAATTGGATGCTCGAGAATGATGACAAATCCGCTGACGAGCCATGACTTaacaatttcgaaaaaaagttaaacaaTTTTCTAGAATGTCTGCAGTTTCCTCTTCTAAGATTTAGGCATTTATTCGTTGACCAAACACCGTTTCGCATCTTATTATGCCGCGTACATATTTTTTATCACTTTTTTCTCCCAATGTAGGTAATGTCCGCCACAGTCACGCGCTCTGAGCGTGACCATGAGAAACACTCTGTGCCGTCTCCAAGTTTCTGATAAGTGATAACGATGTCGAAAGTACAAAACGCTAGCCAAAGAATCTAATGTAACATATTAGCCATTATCAATTGGTAGTGCGATATTTAGCTGTTGACTCATTTGAGTTGCCATCAAAAGTAAGTCCAATCATCGTTTTATCTTTTgtcgttttttgtgtgtcacGCGTTAGTGTAATCTTTAAACTTCCGCTAGGTTGGGGATTATAgacataaaaaatttcatttttttttcccaactcGTTGTTCCCTCATCGGAATGGATCGCGGCGATGCGTTCGTCATGAAGGGGATTTTAGTTTATGATCGCTAAATCGCCCAACAGAATACCGAATACGGTGGCATTCCAAAGCGTCTGAACGATAagtaaaggagaaaaacaacaaagcgaATAGGTCGGCAGTCTAAAATTCGAAACCTTGTTTTAGAAGACTTTCTTTTCACGTCTCggaaaaattgcattttgctTGTCGCGGCCGTTCACGCGCATATACGGTCAAATAACTGGTCACGACACCCAGTGGCGGTGACCTAACCTTTAAACAATGTGTTACACCTAAGCTACTTGATTTGTaattgaatgaaaagaaagccaactgtttatttctttcataGACGATCAATCGAAAACCAAACCGAAACCAAACAACGAGGACAATTGGAAACCAAGGAactaaggtaaaaaaaacctcaatttttttttttttttttggtttaaattattattacacATTTCTTGTACGACAGTTTCTGGACTTTGTGTATGTGTAAAATTTGTGGGCGTAGGTATGTTGGGAGGGGTTATAAAATTGTACatgaggaattttttttgaagggatTGCAAGAGAAGAGATAGAGATACATGGCACGTACATATGTACTGGGGatgatttcattaattttgcAACTTTTAATCATGCTCATAGGATCGATAATCATGCTGGACGCGATCCATCTCGTTTCTTCATAACAATATTATTCTCTCTCTTAGATCCCGTCGCATCTTACATGTCCGTGTAACAAGCGAGAGGTCAGCCAAATCTTCCTCCTCATTATTATTGTAATTACGATAAATTAGAATTATTACTTCAAAgtcaagggggggggggggcagggaGGAAGAGACACGATAAGATATTCcgagaaaaatagaagattAATTAATACGTACGGCACAGATTATTATAGCATCAAAGCTGGGAACAGTTTAACACAATTTTCTCAGTAGCTCATCGCAGagacgtgttttttttccatttctttttgtcatcACGAACGGGAAATGCATTATTAGTACACATAATCTTGGGTAAGGAGCAGCAAAGACTTTCGGGCTTAGATGAAAAGGTCTTTGTTAAAACtacaccgaaaaatacatttgaGACGACAATTGGAGTAGTTATGTATGTATACAGGTATATAGTAGTTAATAATAgttaattattaaataatgAGCGACATTCTATGATGTAAATGAACGGATAAAGTTTCAGAGTCACGACGGAATGTCATCCATTTGCAATTCATTTCTATTtctctctccattttttcaaattgtgtGTTTTGTGCTCCATTGTTTAGGAAGTGCGCTTACAGCAGCGGGCGGAGAAAACAATTTCTCAACAGCGAGGCGAATTCCGGCTCAGCCACTGTTCCAGCTGCCGGTCGTTCCTGCCCAGGAAATTAATGTTGGACTGGATGAGTTCCAGCGACTGGAGCAAAGAGCGTTTGCCGGTGCCGACGTTGACGTTGCGGAAGAACGTCTGAACCGATTTCAAATCGAGCGGGTCGTGGAAGTGCGAAACGGCCGCCAAAATCAGCCGACCTATCGTGAACGACGCCCGGCCGAATGTAGCCTCGATCATGTTCCATCGCGTCTGCAGTTGTCTCCAGACGAGCAGAGAACCCACCGGATTCCGCGCCACCGATTCCACCACCGTCCGGATGTCCTGGACGCGGATCGAGTTCCGCTCCATCGCGAAATCCAAGTACCTTTTCAATCAATAGAATAGCTAAAATatttgatgtattttttttataaaggcTGATTTTTACTGTTGAAGGATCCAGGGATCGTTGGAAGCGGCCAGAGCCCGGAGAAAGTTGAGCCGCTCATCCGGGACGCTCGTTTCTTTGTAGCGCTGCCAGCAGTAATCCCATTCGGTCCATCCACCGTATTTGATGCCCGTCGAGTAGACAATGTCGCGGATATCGGGCGGCAGTTGCAGCTGTCCCGACATCCACTGCTGGAACAATCGACGGGCCTCGTTGACGGCGCTGGACAGTCCGAAATAAACGGCCGCTTCGAGGATTTCGCGCTGCAAGAGACTCTGAATGTGCGGGCCTTTGGTCGTCCATCCCAAGATGCTGTAAAGAGGCGTGACTAGGTGACGGACGAAACAATGGAGGGAGCGACGGGCCGTCCGGATGGAGAGGACCGTGTCCAGTTTGCGCAGGTGATACAACGCTGTTGACCATGGCAGATATTCAGTTTCATTGACGAGGTACTGACTGAGTGTCAACGGTACAGTCACATTCAGCATGCCGGCCCAGGCCAGCGTGAAGGCGTCGTCAATCAGCTGGGCACGATCGGCCGGACTGAACGTTGTCGGCTGATTGGCCAGCACCCGAATCAGCGATTGCCAAATGGCCGGCTCGTAGTTGACGCGGTAATAGCCGCTGGCGTTGACGTTGGCTTTAATCCAGGAAACATTCATAGGTATCTCAAAGTTAactggaattttttaaaataaattaaaataaatctttttgtttaatggaTGCAGGTATTGCTGGTGCTTACTATCTGATGCCCTCAACGATAGGGGGTCCCTCATCCAGATTTGGCTTTCGATATTTGGAGCAGCGCTGGTAGTGAAACTGAGTGGAACGTGCCACTTGTGCGAAGAATTGGCACCGTGCAACGACGAGTTGACCAATAGGAAGTGCTTTTGTGAGGCGTGAATCAGGTTGCCATGACGACGGAGTGTCACCAAAGGATAGCCCAGCTGATGCGTCCAAGTGTCCATCATATCCTGAAAATAATTCGATCATCATCGACCCTTTATTGAAATGCACAGCGCAGGCTGAACTCCTTCAAAAAGATCAATATTCGAGTCTGTACCTTGACTGGAACGGGATGCGAAGAGTTAAGAGTGCCCAAACTGAGTGCCTGCCACAGATCGTCCATGTTGGCGTTGCCGTACTGATGACGTTCGAGATAGAGCATCAGCCCACGTCGCATTATTTCTTCTCCGAGGACACGCTGCAGCATGTAGAAGATTGatgctccctttttttaagtaaTAGAGTTAGCTACGTGTTATTAGATTTCTATTTCAAGAGTTTCGTTTTGACAGTACCTTGCTGTAGGATATCGTGTCAAAAATGGCTTCGATCTCAATGGGGTCGGAGACAGTGACGGAGACTGCATGAGAAGTGGACAGAGCATCAGTTCTCAAGGCGGGCATCGTGTTGGAGTGGAGGAATTGATCCATCATCGCCCATTCCGGGAAAATATGATGAACGCCAATGTATTCAGCAAAGCTGGCAAATCCTTCCGACAGCCAGAGGTCGTCCCACCATTTCATCGTCACCAGGTTGCCGAACCATTGATGGGCCAATTCGTGAGCGATGATCAAGACGACCCGCTGCTTGGCCGCAGACGATGTCGTGTTGTTGTCCATGAGCAGGGCGCTTTCTCGGAACACGGCCAGGCCCCAATTCTCCATGGCACCTATTTTTGATTGAAACGTCATTTTATTTGGGCGTCATTTGCATCCTGTTCGAGGAAAAGGAACATACCGGCAGCAAAATCCGGCATGGAGATGAGATCCAGTTTTGGCAAAGGATAGCTGAAGCCGAAGAACGATTGGAAATAGTCGAAAAGTTTGACGGCCGCTTTGAGAGCAAAGTCAGCCTGGCTAGTCATGTGCGGCGGAGCGTAGATAGATAAAGTAACGCCCGTCTTAGTCACCTCGTGGATGCGGCCGTAGTCACACACCACCAATGCAACGAGGTAGGTACTCATGGGAACAGATTCGTGAAAATTGTCTTGAACCTTCgcggggggaaaaaaacaaacattccatgttttcaatttgaatagctgcagcgaccgctagatggcattggTTGTTTTACCACTTCCTCGCAATTTGATTACAtatgaattgaaaaaagaaaaactaatcaAAATCTTACCAGTCCGCTGCCCCAGAAGATGGACACGTCTTCAGTATTGTCCAGTGGCATATTGGAGAGGGCAACGTAATTACGCTGTCGAACGGCGGCGATCTTGAAACGAGCTTTGTACTGGGGCTCGTCCCAACAAGGGAAAGCCGAGCGGGCCGATGTCGGTTGGAAATGAGTCGTCACCAAGTACCTGCCAGCGTTTTAATCAATCAAGCAGGTGAATtcacgtgtttttttgtttttttttcaagttatcATGTTGTGATTGCCATTTTCTACCCTAAATGACTTCCATCTTGGGCCTCTTTGTGTGCCAATGAAACTCATTTATGGAAGGAGAGCGAGCTCTCTTCCAATTTTGAGAGCATCAGCTGGTAGTGAACCTTTCACAATGAAAGGTCTTCTTCAATTCAATAAGCATGCAACTCTACCAGTGTACTAGCAAtcccaaaatgaaaagagtGCTGTTGTTCGAGGAAGCCCAATCTTGGATTCTTACTCTTTTGACTACCATCTAGGCCCTTTGTGAAGACTGACAGAGCAGTGAAAAAGCCTCTTTCAACCCCTTATCAGCCGGTATAGGTTCTTTCTATAGCAAACTTCCATTTATAACTCTGTTGCCTATTTAGAGCTGGACAGCTAGCCCATAAATCTTGGCTATATATccatttaagaaaaataactacTGTGTGGCATGTCTTTATAGCGCCTTAAAATGTAACGTATTTCACCTTCATGACTTCCTAACCTTCACGCCATTTTGCCCCATTAATGTTTCttaaaagccttttttttttcgtgcaggacgacaacatcaacaacaactaGAGATTGACTCACCGTTTCATTCCGCTGGGCGCCTTGTAGCTGGAGAGGTAGAGGCCTTCGAGATCACTGCGTACCATGCCTTCGTAGCGGAGGGCCAGCGAGTAATTGTTGCCCGGCTGGAGGTAGTTTTTGAGCTCGATGTAGATCTGCTGGTGGTAGGGATAGTAGAGCGTCCTGGTGGTGAGTATCTCCCTCATGTTCTTGTCCTTGACCATGACGACAGTCAGCGTCACGTTCTTGCCGTGAAAGACGATAAAGTTGGTCTCTTTCTGGACGGCGAAAATGACTTCCATTTGGCCTCGGAGGAAAAGCGTCGTCAGGTTGGGATG
This region includes:
- the LOC130696867 gene encoding uncharacterized protein LOC130696867, with product MSSNMDSNMDTMNPFNNLFVMDDPTTPLYVPVCNSFDQEFQLQDNYRINMLPQNTTLKSSGTAEASPITALPYQSPDEQIEFPLDLFDYLENVPFNIQELIEEDNYGKVLCDTGNYQESRRNPNSNILSDELLSTPTTELVQAESITEAKNEDAVMNFEEQCYISPFPTYQLEENIKRESLCLNLPSTLQLANNSSKEDVTTPELINMLLESEETSKKQQISVDVKPTLVYSELPQVLQDISSDSATEYSLPPTPVPRTRTNTKRSSNPSKNSDLRRVRNNEASRKSRQNRRKKLQTQAQLVDVLEEENRRLTNQIREFETLKAEMMKYMTGRINTTTPLNNGTSS